From the Psychrobacillus sp. FSL K6-4046 genome, one window contains:
- a CDS encoding glycoside hydrolase family 68 protein yields the protein MTKENDEKHFNRLGEHEHRSNKNRYKLTSQQFPVRSSRIESANIMPSASVNRNSPSGATGNNNVRYRTFNGKQISQFCNYNPRRDFGRCLEYNRDAIPSVWTRSQVEQIRINSTNVAPLIEAPFPRISADLWIWDMWPLIEKDGSIAVLPGGWRVLFALSVPRSVLPGKRHDVARISYFYSRNGLDWIQGGYVFEEGTALGSRQWAGSAMLDDDGRIYYFYTATGRRGEAQITYEQRIALSSSDYISNLDGVQLVNFAPHQVILEPDGILYQTEEQSSGGIIYAFRDPFFFKDPATGCEYLLFEGNIAGTSADVDCGPGVPADAAEYTGNIGIALLRNNSFSSWELLPALLEAGCTNQQTERPHIVVSDGLYYLFTDTHASTFAPGLVGPDGLYGFVAGSLRGNYVPLNGSGLVVSNPPSEPFQAYSWLVLPDFSVLSFIDNFDLQGIPIEEVGFLPEQFQFEHFGGTLAQTLQLAVSGRNTEIIDVYEYGLMMVSETESPKCRECNDDYSTENHHRR from the coding sequence ATGACAAAAGAAAATGATGAAAAACATTTTAATAGACTTGGGGAACATGAACATCGCTCAAATAAAAATAGGTATAAACTAACTTCGCAACAATTTCCTGTTAGAAGCTCGAGAATAGAATCCGCAAATATAATGCCGAGTGCTTCTGTTAATCGGAACTCTCCTTCTGGAGCCACTGGAAATAACAATGTTCGTTATCGAACTTTTAATGGCAAACAAATTAGTCAGTTTTGTAACTATAACCCTAGAAGAGATTTCGGACGTTGCCTTGAATATAACCGCGACGCGATTCCATCTGTTTGGACAAGGAGCCAAGTAGAACAAATTCGAATTAATTCTACTAATGTTGCACCGCTAATTGAAGCCCCATTCCCTCGTATATCAGCCGATTTATGGATATGGGATATGTGGCCGTTAATAGAAAAAGACGGTTCAATCGCAGTGTTACCTGGTGGTTGGCGAGTGTTATTTGCTTTATCTGTCCCTCGTAGTGTTCTACCAGGAAAAAGACATGATGTTGCAAGAATCAGTTACTTTTATTCGAGAAACGGACTTGACTGGATCCAGGGAGGTTACGTATTCGAAGAAGGTACAGCTTTAGGGTCTAGACAGTGGGCGGGCTCAGCAATGCTTGATGATGATGGTCGTATTTATTACTTCTATACAGCTACTGGTAGAAGAGGAGAAGCTCAAATCACTTACGAGCAGCGAATTGCATTATCGAGCAGTGATTATATTTCTAACTTAGATGGTGTGCAATTAGTAAACTTTGCCCCTCATCAAGTAATCCTAGAACCAGACGGTATTCTCTACCAGACAGAAGAACAATCTAGTGGAGGAATAATTTATGCCTTCCGTGATCCCTTCTTCTTCAAAGACCCTGCGACAGGGTGTGAATATTTATTGTTTGAAGGAAATATAGCCGGTACGTCAGCAGATGTAGACTGTGGACCTGGAGTTCCAGCAGACGCTGCAGAATATACAGGCAATATAGGAATAGCATTACTTCGTAATAACAGCTTTTCCAGTTGGGAACTACTCCCTGCACTTTTAGAAGCAGGATGTACGAACCAACAAACTGAACGTCCTCACATAGTAGTGAGTGACGGACTGTACTATCTTTTCACTGATACTCATGCTTCAACATTTGCACCAGGTCTTGTTGGGCCAGACGGGTTGTACGGTTTTGTAGCAGGATCCTTACGTGGAAATTACGTACCGCTAAATGGAAGCGGTCTAGTAGTTTCTAATCCTCCTTCCGAGCCATTCCAGGCCTATTCTTGGCTTGTATTACCCGACTTTTCAGTCCTAAGCTTTATAGATAATTTTGATTTACAAGGTATTCCTATAGAAGAAGTCGGTTTTTTACCAGAACAATTTCAATTTGAGCATTTTGGCGGGACGCTAGCTCAAACACTACAGTTAGCTGTAAGTGGTAGGAATACGGAGATTATAGATGTTTATGAGTATGGACTAATGATGGTATCAGAAACAGAAAGTCCGAAATGCAGAGAATGTAATGATGATTACTCTACTGAGAATCATCACAGACGTTAA
- a CDS encoding class I SAM-dependent methyltransferase has product MVKNMTSEDSIKRWDKFAEKYAANHLEHGDPHKEVYLNPTLFSLMGNLNNKKVLDAGCGEGYLSRLMEKAGAAVTAIDYSSKMIEIAKSRTTSELNIEFKQSNCENLHFIMEGTYDVVVSNMVIQDLEGYQQAFNEIYRVLREGGIFIFSILHPCFQTPKSGWEKGHDGKKLYWKVDNYFYEGAYEQRGMDQVIFYHRTLTSYVKAICEAGFLIEEIVEPTPSEEMLKKYPSFREDFRSPDFIVFRLKK; this is encoded by the coding sequence ATGGTAAAAAATATGACTTCTGAAGATTCTATTAAGAGGTGGGACAAGTTTGCTGAAAAATATGCAGCCAATCATCTGGAGCATGGAGATCCACATAAAGAGGTATATTTAAATCCAACCTTGTTTAGTCTTATGGGGAATTTAAACAACAAAAAAGTACTAGATGCTGGTTGTGGAGAAGGGTATTTAAGTAGACTGATGGAGAAAGCAGGAGCAGCTGTAACAGCTATTGACTATTCATCAAAGATGATTGAAATAGCAAAAAGTAGAACAACATCAGAACTCAATATAGAATTTAAACAATCTAACTGTGAAAATTTACATTTTATAATGGAAGGAACTTATGACGTAGTTGTTTCTAATATGGTGATCCAGGATTTAGAAGGTTATCAGCAAGCATTTAATGAGATTTATCGTGTTCTTCGAGAGGGTGGGATTTTTATCTTTTCTATTTTACATCCTTGTTTTCAAACTCCAAAAAGTGGATGGGAGAAAGGGCATGACGGTAAAAAATTATATTGGAAAGTAGATAACTATTTTTATGAGGGAGCCTATGAGCAAAGAGGGATGGACCAGGTAATCTTCTATCACCGCACATTAACAAGTTATGTAAAAGCCATCTGTGAAGCTGGATTTTTAATAGAAGAGATAGTAGAGCCTACCCCATCTGAGGAAATGTTGAAGAAGTACCCATCATTTCGTGAGGATTTTAGAAGTCCCGACTTCATTGTTTTTCGACTGAAAAAGTAA
- the odhB gene encoding 2-oxoglutarate dehydrogenase complex dihydrolipoyllysine-residue succinyltransferase, with protein MAEIIVPELAESITEGTIAQWLKKPGDTIEKGEFIVELETDKVNVEVISEEAGVVSELLFGEGDTVQVGEVIAIVGAGSGTSAAQPQAEEVKVEEKAPDIPKAENAPITKVETTSDTSRPIASPAARKMAREKGIDLNEVSPVDPMGRVRVQDVSAHGSKQIAEPAKIVSAPTDDGRTTREKMSRRRQTIASRLLEVKQSTAMLTTFNEIDMTNVMALRSRKKDKFFEDNQVRLGFMSFFTKAVVAALKKYPYVNSQLDGEYIVKNNFFDIGIAVSTEGGLVVPIVRDADRKNFAEIEGDIGELAKKARDNKLALSDMTGGSFTITNGGVFGSLMSTPILNGTQVGILGMHTIQKRPIAVGSEIQIRPMMYVALSYDHRVIDGKDSVGFLKMVKELLENPEDLMLES; from the coding sequence GTGGCAGAAATTATAGTTCCGGAATTGGCAGAGTCTATTACAGAAGGCACGATTGCCCAGTGGTTAAAAAAACCAGGTGATACCATTGAAAAAGGCGAGTTTATAGTTGAGCTCGAAACAGATAAAGTAAACGTTGAAGTTATATCCGAGGAAGCGGGAGTAGTGAGTGAGCTGTTATTTGGTGAAGGAGATACAGTTCAGGTAGGAGAGGTTATTGCAATCGTCGGTGCAGGATCTGGAACTTCTGCTGCCCAACCTCAGGCAGAGGAAGTAAAGGTTGAGGAAAAAGCTCCAGATATACCAAAGGCAGAAAATGCACCAATTACAAAGGTTGAAACTACCTCAGACACAAGTAGACCTATTGCTAGCCCTGCCGCGCGTAAGATGGCAAGGGAAAAAGGTATTGATTTAAATGAAGTGTCTCCTGTTGATCCAATGGGGCGTGTTCGTGTTCAAGATGTATCAGCCCATGGCTCAAAACAAATAGCAGAGCCAGCTAAAATTGTCTCTGCTCCAACAGATGATGGTCGTACGACTCGCGAAAAAATGTCTCGTAGACGACAAACAATCGCTTCACGTTTATTAGAGGTCAAACAAAGCACTGCAATGTTAACGACGTTTAATGAGATAGATATGACGAATGTGATGGCTTTGCGTTCTCGTAAAAAAGATAAATTTTTCGAAGACAACCAGGTACGTCTAGGTTTTATGTCGTTCTTCACTAAGGCAGTCGTAGCTGCTTTGAAAAAATATCCTTATGTTAATTCACAGCTGGATGGAGAATACATTGTTAAAAATAACTTCTTTGATATTGGTATTGCTGTATCAACAGAAGGGGGTCTAGTAGTGCCAATCGTTCGTGATGCGGATCGTAAAAACTTTGCAGAAATTGAAGGGGATATTGGAGAACTGGCTAAAAAGGCGCGTGATAACAAGCTAGCACTTTCGGATATGACGGGTGGTTCCTTCACTATTACAAACGGGGGTGTATTTGGTTCCTTAATGTCTACCCCGATATTAAATGGAACACAAGTTGGTATCCTTGGAATGCATACCATTCAAAAACGACCGATAGCGGTTGGAAGTGAAATTCAAATAAGACCTATGATGTATGTAGCTCTTTCTTATGATCACCGTGTAATAGACGGAAAAGATTCAGTAGGCTTTCTGAAAATGGTAAAAGAATTGCTCGAAAATCCAGAGGATCTTATGCTGGAATCTTAA
- a CDS encoding 2-oxoglutarate dehydrogenase E1 component, with the protein MNNNYPWNQFQGPNLAYLLEQYDLYVQSPDDVEEEIAALFQQYGSPVDSLGQSETKSISGNINNNLDKILRAIRLADAIRTHGHQNANIYPLNNGKQDPSKISMEFYGLSEQDLVDVPAALIITNPPKDIRNGLEAINYLRSVYTESIAFEITHITDSKERQWLQDKIEGNALNQSHSLEEKKELLERLTKIEGFEKFIHRTFVGAKRFSIEGLDALVVLIDELVNQAGITKTKQVNIGMAHRGRLNVLTHVLNKPYEMMFAEFAHVPSKAFLPKDGSLEIAEGWFGDVKYHKGATYRSNNGVTVQLAYNPSHLEVVSPVVTGQTRAAQEVKDIPGYPKQDKNAAFAILVHGDAAFPGQGVVTEVLNYSRVRGFQTGGSIHIIANNMIGFTTEQFDSRSTNYSSDPAKGFEVPVIHVNADKPEAVLEVARLAFEYRRQFSKDIVIDLIGYRRYGHNEMDEPSITNPLMYHIVHKHPTVRQIYGDQLVEEKVLNQSQVEMLDETILKEMQEAYDRVKELPQTTANEVVIPQVVLDGYPDIQTGVEEVKLSKANAELLTWAKEFTPFKKLEKILRRREEPFTGSGKIDWGHAETLAFATILQDGHSIRLSGQDAQRGTFSHRHLVLHDEKTGEELIPMHFISDSAASFVVHNSPLTEAAILGYEFGYTLEDKNTLTIWEAQYGDFANMAQVMFDNFISSARAKWGLKSGLVMLLPHGAEGQGPEHTSARLERYLQLSAENNWTVANLSSAANYFHILRRQAESLNEEFVRPLLIVSPKSLLRNPLVGADVSELVDGKFQAVIEQPNLGGQPDEVKKIVFASGKMAIDLAEKVKSGTDFNYLHIIRVEQLYPFPKDEILYILGRYPNVELLTWAQEEPQNMGSWNYALPYLLEMADGRSIAYTGRVHRSSPAEGDADTYKVEQGRIIEEALKSL; encoded by the coding sequence ATGAATAACAATTATCCATGGAATCAATTTCAAGGACCCAATTTAGCATACCTGTTAGAGCAATACGATTTATATGTACAATCACCTGATGACGTAGAAGAGGAAATAGCAGCATTGTTTCAACAATATGGTTCACCAGTCGATTCTTTGGGTCAAAGTGAGACTAAATCGATATCAGGTAATATAAACAACAACTTAGATAAAATTCTTCGAGCTATTCGGCTCGCAGATGCTATTCGTACACATGGGCACCAAAATGCTAACATTTACCCCCTTAACAATGGGAAACAGGATCCGTCGAAAATTAGTATGGAGTTCTATGGCCTCTCTGAACAGGACTTAGTAGATGTACCGGCAGCTCTTATAATTACTAATCCTCCTAAAGACATACGTAATGGACTTGAGGCTATCAATTATCTAAGGTCTGTTTACACGGAAAGTATTGCTTTTGAAATTACACATATCACAGACTCCAAGGAGAGACAATGGCTGCAAGATAAAATTGAAGGAAATGCTTTAAATCAAAGCCATTCATTAGAAGAAAAGAAAGAGTTACTAGAACGTTTAACTAAAATTGAAGGATTTGAAAAGTTTATTCATCGTACGTTTGTAGGAGCTAAGCGCTTTTCTATAGAAGGGCTTGATGCATTAGTTGTTTTAATCGATGAATTAGTTAATCAGGCTGGGATAACAAAAACTAAACAGGTGAATATCGGAATGGCCCACCGTGGCCGATTAAACGTCTTGACGCATGTATTAAATAAACCGTATGAGATGATGTTTGCTGAGTTCGCTCATGTACCGTCTAAGGCATTCTTACCTAAGGACGGATCTTTAGAGATTGCAGAAGGCTGGTTTGGTGATGTGAAATATCATAAAGGGGCTACCTATCGTTCAAATAATGGCGTCACAGTACAGCTGGCCTATAATCCATCCCATCTTGAGGTAGTGAGTCCTGTAGTGACTGGTCAAACTCGAGCTGCACAAGAGGTAAAAGACATACCTGGTTATCCGAAGCAGGATAAGAATGCAGCATTTGCAATCTTAGTTCATGGAGATGCCGCTTTTCCAGGGCAAGGTGTAGTAACAGAGGTATTAAACTACAGCCGAGTACGTGGTTTTCAAACAGGTGGATCCATTCATATTATTGCTAACAATATGATTGGATTCACTACAGAGCAATTCGACTCTCGTTCTACGAATTATTCCTCGGATCCTGCAAAAGGATTTGAGGTTCCAGTCATCCACGTAAATGCTGACAAGCCGGAAGCTGTGTTAGAAGTAGCAAGGCTTGCTTTTGAATATCGTCGACAATTTAGTAAGGATATAGTTATTGATCTTATTGGTTACCGTCGATATGGTCATAATGAAATGGACGAACCATCCATTACTAATCCATTGATGTATCACATTGTCCATAAACATCCAACTGTAAGGCAAATTTATGGTGACCAACTTGTAGAAGAAAAGGTACTTAATCAGTCCCAAGTTGAGATGTTAGATGAGACAATATTAAAGGAAATGCAGGAGGCATATGACAGGGTCAAAGAACTTCCGCAGACAACTGCAAACGAGGTAGTGATTCCGCAGGTTGTATTAGACGGGTATCCTGATATACAGACTGGTGTTGAGGAAGTAAAGCTAAGTAAGGCTAACGCAGAACTTTTAACCTGGGCCAAGGAGTTCACACCATTCAAAAAATTAGAGAAGATACTTAGACGTAGGGAAGAGCCCTTTACCGGAAGCGGAAAGATAGACTGGGGACACGCCGAAACACTTGCGTTTGCAACTATTTTGCAAGATGGACATTCGATACGCTTAAGTGGACAGGATGCCCAACGCGGGACGTTCTCTCACAGACATTTAGTACTACATGATGAGAAAACAGGAGAAGAACTTATACCAATGCATTTTATTAGCGATTCTGCTGCCTCTTTTGTTGTTCATAACAGCCCATTAACAGAAGCTGCTATTTTAGGCTATGAATTCGGATATACACTAGAGGATAAGAATACGTTAACGATTTGGGAAGCACAGTATGGGGATTTTGCTAACATGGCACAGGTAATGTTTGATAACTTTATCAGTTCTGCTCGAGCGAAATGGGGATTGAAGTCAGGTCTAGTAATGCTGCTTCCACACGGGGCCGAGGGGCAAGGCCCAGAGCACACAAGTGCTAGATTAGAGAGGTACCTACAGCTTTCAGCAGAAAATAACTGGACTGTAGCTAACCTTTCAAGCGCAGCAAATTACTTCCATATATTACGCAGACAAGCAGAATCTTTGAATGAAGAATTTGTGCGTCCGCTACTAATCGTCTCTCCTAAATCACTTTTACGGAATCCTTTGGTTGGTGCTGATGTCTCTGAATTGGTGGATGGTAAATTCCAAGCAGTGATTGAACAACCGAATCTTGGTGGCCAACCAGACGAGGTAAAGAAAATTGTTTTTGCTAGTGGGAAAATGGCAATTGATTTAGCGGAAAAAGTAAAAAGCGGCACTGATTTTAATTATTTGCATATCATTCGTGTGGAACAGCTTTATCCATTCCCTAAGGATGAAATTTTGTATATATTAGGACGTTACCCAAACGTAGAGTTATTGACATGGGCTCAAGAAGAACCTCAAAATATGGGTTCTTGGAATTATGCTCTCCCGTATTTATTAGAGATGGCAGATGGAAGAAGCATTGCTTATACAGGACGAGTGCATCGCTCAAGTCCGGCTGAAGGCGACGCAGATACTTATAAAGTAGAACAAGGAAGAATTATTGAAGAAGCATTAAAAAGTTTGTGA
- a CDS encoding DASS family sodium-coupled anion symporter encodes MKKNKMLFVLLAFAVFLIIILLPNPEGLPVAGQRALAILALAVILWVTEAVSFPVSASIIIVLISVFIGLAPTIDDPTVDYTTSGALKLALGGFSSSAVGLVAGATFIAAAMELTGLHKRLALFIMSKVGTKTKSLVFGTIVVSIVLALFVPSATARAGTILPILLGIVAAFNLPKTSRLSALLIVTAVQSISIWNVGIKTAAAQNMVALGFIEETFGINITWGQWFIYAGPWSILMSILLFFLMNKLIKPELSELENGDVVIKDQLRDLGPITGKEKRLIIISIALLILWATEGILHPLDSTTVTFIAVMVMLLPGIGIFSWKEVQNKIPWGTLVVFAVGISMGTVLLQTEGAAWLSQNTLEAVGLTEMPLIFIIMVLSLFNILIHLGFASATSLASAFIPIVIALVVSMQPTSFNGPGLVLIQQFVVCFGFLLPVSAPQNMLAYGTGAFTTKDLLKSGLPITIVGYLLIIVFSMTYWQWVGLL; translated from the coding sequence ATGAAAAAAAATAAAATGTTATTTGTTCTTCTGGCTTTTGCAGTATTTCTTATCATTATTTTGTTACCAAATCCTGAAGGACTTCCTGTTGCTGGGCAGAGAGCTCTGGCAATACTTGCGTTAGCAGTAATTCTGTGGGTTACAGAGGCTGTATCGTTTCCTGTAAGTGCCTCCATAATAATTGTGCTCATTTCCGTATTTATAGGTCTTGCTCCAACTATTGATGATCCTACAGTAGATTACACGACATCAGGTGCATTAAAGCTTGCGTTAGGTGGGTTTAGTTCTTCTGCAGTCGGATTAGTAGCCGGTGCTACATTTATCGCAGCAGCGATGGAGCTTACGGGATTACACAAAAGGTTAGCCCTTTTCATCATGTCCAAAGTTGGTACAAAAACCAAGAGTTTAGTTTTTGGGACAATTGTTGTAAGTATTGTATTAGCTCTATTTGTTCCTAGTGCTACAGCTCGGGCGGGTACAATTCTTCCTATTCTTTTAGGAATAGTAGCTGCTTTTAATTTACCTAAAACAAGTAGGCTTTCCGCTTTATTAATAGTTACGGCAGTGCAGTCTATATCTATTTGGAATGTTGGTATTAAAACAGCTGCAGCCCAAAACATGGTTGCTCTTGGATTTATTGAAGAAACTTTTGGCATTAATATTACCTGGGGGCAATGGTTTATATATGCTGGTCCCTGGTCCATACTGATGTCTATCTTACTATTTTTTCTAATGAATAAGCTTATCAAACCAGAGCTATCGGAATTAGAAAACGGTGACGTAGTTATTAAAGATCAATTAAGAGATTTGGGTCCTATAACAGGGAAAGAAAAAAGATTAATCATTATTTCCATCGCATTGCTAATTCTTTGGGCAACAGAAGGTATACTTCACCCACTAGATTCAACGACAGTGACTTTTATAGCGGTCATGGTTATGCTCTTACCTGGAATTGGTATTTTTTCTTGGAAAGAAGTGCAAAATAAGATTCCATGGGGAACTCTTGTAGTATTTGCAGTTGGGATATCAATGGGTACAGTGCTTTTACAAACGGAAGGAGCTGCTTGGTTATCGCAAAATACTTTAGAAGCAGTCGGTTTGACAGAAATGCCTCTTATTTTTATTATCATGGTCCTTTCGTTATTTAATATTTTGATTCACTTAGGATTTGCAAGTGCTACGAGCTTGGCTTCCGCTTTTATACCTATTGTTATCGCTTTAGTGGTCTCCATGCAGCCAACTTCATTTAACGGTCCTGGTCTTGTATTAATCCAACAGTTTGTTGTTTGCTTCGGTTTCTTGCTACCTGTAAGCGCACCCCAAAATATGCTTGCATATGGTACCGGTGCCTTCACAACAAAGGACCTTTTGAAATCTGGTCTTCCAATCACTATAGTAGGATACTTATTAATCATTGTCTTCAGCATGACTTATTGGCAATGGGTTGGTCTTCTTTAA
- a CDS encoding transglutaminase domain-containing protein: MELFKRGFPIFCFLILLTACGNDSETLNNPIPTEPNIPVPIEKVEADPYEILVQEKNKSINLIPLDLTSSYASELGLTFYEPKYEKFSANGEVTIAGEIKKADELKSNYIWINVQTENENSYIQEQDYFVPISDGKFKKIIHFFNGEGTYKIKVQIPSTERENHYYDTANFEVLNVNPNRIRDVAYTPIGLEAGLILNTEVGYVEEDGIYTLQGNLQNGGLYEDIMVRLSKDGQTWSNVIPIKKGQFTANIPLLFGKGLHKLEVMIPDLEKDNFYKTATDLLIENTSLEILEPISYSSLYAERGINLVEPVSGEKTTGHTFYIKGFIDPEASLSKQTTHLYVQTQKGEDHALEVIPIQDFTFNDYFHLRFGPGEYEVSISVPEITETKNDFFRYYEVAKFDIISSAEQDKRDILPSRGIESDAPQIIDLANSLTKGKTSELEKSKAIYEFVANTISYDVVKFQNDDFKWDDSALKTLNSQTGVCQDYAYLTIALLRASNIEARFVEGYTIDRHAWVEAKVDDRWVTMDPTWGAGYLNDNKEFIASFSDDYFDPEEEDFQKTHTRIGLVY, encoded by the coding sequence ATGGAGTTATTTAAACGCGGATTCCCTATATTTTGTTTTTTAATTCTTCTCACTGCATGTGGTAATGATTCCGAAACATTGAATAATCCAATACCAACAGAACCTAACATCCCTGTTCCAATAGAAAAAGTTGAAGCTGATCCTTATGAAATTTTAGTTCAGGAAAAAAATAAAAGCATAAACCTTATTCCGCTGGATCTCACTTCCTCTTATGCAAGTGAACTAGGGCTCACCTTTTATGAACCAAAATATGAGAAGTTTTCTGCTAACGGTGAAGTTACTATTGCAGGTGAGATAAAAAAGGCTGACGAACTAAAATCTAACTACATATGGATTAATGTCCAAACAGAAAATGAAAATAGTTATATTCAGGAACAGGACTATTTTGTTCCAATTAGTGATGGTAAATTTAAAAAAATCATTCATTTTTTTAACGGTGAGGGAACGTATAAGATTAAAGTACAGATACCGAGCACAGAACGAGAAAACCATTACTATGATACAGCAAACTTTGAAGTTCTAAATGTAAACCCAAATAGAATTAGAGATGTTGCCTATACACCTATTGGTTTAGAAGCCGGACTGATCCTTAATACAGAGGTCGGCTATGTAGAAGAAGACGGTATTTATACATTGCAAGGGAACTTACAGAATGGTGGATTATACGAGGATATTATGGTTCGGCTATCAAAAGACGGTCAAACGTGGAGTAATGTTATTCCAATAAAAAAAGGTCAATTTACTGCCAATATTCCACTTTTATTTGGCAAAGGCTTGCATAAGCTAGAAGTTATGATTCCCGATTTAGAGAAAGATAACTTTTACAAGACTGCAACAGATTTGCTTATAGAAAATACATCATTAGAGATATTGGAACCAATCTCTTATTCTTCCCTATATGCTGAACGCGGGATAAATCTGGTTGAGCCTGTCAGTGGAGAAAAGACAACAGGACACACGTTTTACATTAAGGGTTTTATAGATCCAGAAGCTTCACTATCAAAACAAACTACCCATCTCTATGTGCAAACTCAAAAAGGTGAAGATCATGCTCTAGAGGTCATCCCCATCCAAGACTTTACATTTAACGATTATTTTCATTTAAGATTTGGCCCTGGAGAATATGAAGTATCTATTAGCGTCCCTGAGATTACTGAAACTAAAAATGATTTCTTTAGATATTATGAGGTTGCTAAGTTCGATATAATTTCTTCAGCTGAACAGGATAAACGAGATATTCTTCCTTCAAGAGGCATTGAATCTGATGCACCACAAATTATTGACCTAGCAAACAGCCTTACAAAAGGGAAAACTTCCGAATTAGAAAAGTCAAAAGCTATTTATGAATTTGTAGCTAACACCATCTCTTATGACGTAGTTAAATTCCAAAATGACGACTTTAAATGGGATGACAGTGCCTTAAAAACTTTAAATTCTCAAACGGGGGTATGTCAGGACTACGCCTACCTTACGATTGCACTCTTACGTGCAAGCAATATCGAAGCCCGATTTGTAGAAGGATACACTATAGATCGACATGCATGGGTAGAGGCTAAGGTCGATGATCGGTGGGTCACAATGGATCCTACATGGGGTGCAGGCTACCTAAATGACAACAAGGAATTTATAGCTAGTTTTAGTGATGATTATTTTGACCCTGAGGAAGAAGATTTTCAAAAAACTCATACTCGCATTGGTTTAGTATATTAG
- a CDS encoding phosphate-starvation-inducible protein PsiE, with amino-acid sequence MVKFTAVLSIIPKALQMFLNLCLVFLAFILAFLLVKELTIFIKVLLTVGPSNYKMFLANILIFFLYFEFITMIVKYFKEDYHFPLRYFLYVGITAMIRLIIVEHDHPIDTLFYSLVILILIVGYFIMNITPLERPSNPWFIKGRERENPSNLGETNA; translated from the coding sequence ATGGTTAAATTTACAGCTGTGTTATCGATCATCCCAAAAGCCTTGCAAATGTTTTTAAACCTCTGCTTAGTCTTCTTGGCCTTTATACTGGCCTTTTTGTTAGTGAAGGAGCTGACGATTTTTATAAAGGTGTTGCTCACGGTAGGTCCGAGCAATTATAAAATGTTCCTTGCTAATATCCTCATATTCTTTTTGTATTTTGAATTCATCACTATGATCGTGAAGTACTTCAAAGAAGACTACCACTTTCCGCTTAGATATTTTTTATATGTAGGCATCACAGCAATGATCCGTCTAATCATCGTAGAGCATGACCATCCAATTGATACTCTTTTTTACTCACTCGTTATTCTAATTTTAATTGTTGGTTATTTTATTATGAATATTACACCACTTGAAAGACCTAGTAACCCATGGTTTATAAAAGGAAGGGAAAGAGAAAATCCATCAAACTTGGGAGAAACGAATGCATGA